From Streptomyces sp. NBC_00690, a single genomic window includes:
- the mtrB gene encoding MtrAB system histidine kinase MtrB: MPHGSVAPPPGQPGVRTGRTAGSETWSSRFGRLLQGGRSDRGGEPGRLLLRLLMRWVRRPLLPAVRLWRRNIQLRIVVTTLLMSLGVVVVLGFVVIGQVRNGLLDAKAKAAQSQAAGGFAVARERANALLGPGPGGADGDGQAATSSWRSDLVEQLASGGQGAFNVVALSPEPVGEGGPNHGPRTSGGVDVASIPEKLRTTVGQGTGTYETYIQIQYKNDEREPQAGLVVGTRLTDIENNPYELYYLFPLAQEEQSLKVVRTTLATAGLFVVVLLGAIAWLVVRQIVTPVRMAAGIAERLSAGRLQERMKVTGEDDIARLGEAFNKMAQNLQLKIQQLEELSRMQRRFVSDVSHELRTPLTTVRMAADVIHEARSDFDPVTARSAELLGDQLDRFESLLSDLLEISRFDAGAAALEAEAIDLREVVRRVIGGAEPLAERKGSRIRVVGDEQPVVAEADARRVERVLRNLVVNAVEHGEGRDVVVRMAVAGGAVAIAVRDYGVGLKPGEATRVFNRFWRADPARARTTGGTGLGLSIAVEDARLHGGWLQAWGEPGGGSQFRLTLPRTADEPLRGSPIPLEPEDSRQNRERAATARTPGAEPKSNGRSLTSLPSQAASSHSSLSVPSRVPPPPRAAPAGVDPAALPGSGARVVARPTGGRQGDTDTAAEAFADQEDTTRGR; the protein is encoded by the coding sequence ATGCCTCACGGCAGTGTCGCTCCGCCGCCCGGGCAGCCGGGAGTCCGTACGGGGCGGACTGCCGGAAGTGAAACGTGGTCGTCGCGATTCGGTCGGTTGCTGCAAGGCGGCCGGTCGGATCGGGGCGGTGAGCCAGGACGTCTTCTGCTGCGTCTCCTGATGCGCTGGGTACGTCGTCCGCTGCTGCCCGCAGTACGGCTCTGGCGTCGGAACATCCAGCTCCGGATCGTGGTCACCACCCTGTTGATGTCACTGGGCGTGGTCGTCGTGCTCGGATTCGTCGTGATCGGGCAGGTGCGCAACGGTCTGCTCGATGCGAAGGCAAAAGCTGCCCAGAGCCAGGCCGCCGGCGGATTCGCCGTGGCCCGGGAGCGCGCCAATGCGCTGCTCGGGCCCGGCCCGGGCGGTGCGGACGGCGACGGTCAGGCCGCCACCAGTTCCTGGCGGTCCGATCTGGTGGAACAGCTCGCCAGCGGTGGCCAGGGCGCTTTCAACGTAGTCGCGCTGAGCCCTGAGCCCGTGGGTGAGGGCGGTCCCAACCACGGCCCGCGTACCTCCGGGGGCGTCGATGTTGCCTCCATCCCCGAGAAGCTCCGCACGACCGTGGGCCAGGGCACGGGGACGTACGAGACGTACATCCAGATCCAATACAAGAACGACGAACGCGAACCGCAGGCCGGGCTGGTCGTCGGAACTCGACTGACCGACATCGAGAACAACCCGTACGAGCTGTACTACCTCTTCCCGCTCGCACAGGAAGAGCAGTCCCTGAAGGTCGTCAGAACGACATTGGCGACCGCAGGGCTGTTCGTTGTGGTCCTGCTCGGCGCGATCGCCTGGTTGGTGGTCCGGCAGATCGTCACTCCCGTACGGATGGCCGCCGGAATCGCCGAACGGCTCTCCGCCGGGCGTCTCCAGGAACGGATGAAGGTGACGGGCGAGGACGACATCGCCCGACTCGGCGAAGCGTTCAACAAGATGGCCCAGAACCTTCAGCTCAAGATCCAGCAGCTGGAGGAGTTGTCACGGATGCAGCGTCGCTTCGTCTCCGACGTCTCCCATGAACTGCGCACCCCCTTGACCACGGTCCGTATGGCCGCGGACGTGATCCACGAGGCCCGTAGCGACTTCGATCCGGTGACCGCCCGCTCCGCCGAGCTGCTGGGTGACCAGCTGGACCGGTTCGAGTCGCTGCTCTCCGACCTGCTGGAGATCAGTCGCTTCGACGCGGGAGCGGCAGCGCTGGAGGCGGAAGCCATAGACCTGCGCGAGGTCGTGCGCCGGGTGATCGGCGGGGCGGAGCCCCTGGCCGAGCGCAAGGGCAGCCGCATACGTGTGGTCGGCGACGAGCAACCCGTGGTGGCGGAGGCCGATGCCCGCCGCGTGGAGCGGGTGCTGCGGAATCTCGTGGTCAATGCCGTGGAGCACGGCGAAGGCCGTGACGTCGTGGTTCGGATGGCGGTCGCGGGCGGAGCCGTCGCGATCGCAGTGCGCGACTACGGCGTCGGACTCAAGCCGGGCGAGGCCACCCGGGTGTTCAACCGCTTCTGGCGGGCCGACCCGGCGAGGGCACGGACCACCGGGGGGACCGGTCTCGGACTGTCCATCGCCGTAGAGGACGCCCGGTTGCACGGCGGCTGGCTCCAGGCGTGGGGCGAGCCGGGCGGAGGCTCCCAGTTCCGGTTGACCCTGCCCCGTACGGCGGACGAGCCGCTGCGCGGATCACCGATACCACTGGAACCGGAGGACTCGCGCCAGAACCGCGAGCGGGCCGCGACCGCGCGGACCCCTGGTGCCGAGCCCAAGTCGAACGGGCGCTCGTTGACGTCACTGCCCTCGCAGGCGGCGTCTTCCCACTCGTCGTTGTCCGTACCATCTCGGGTACCTCCACCGCCGAGGGCCGCCCCTGCGGGGGTGGATCCGGCTGCCCTGCCGGGAAGCGGTGCCCGTGTGGTGGCGCGCCCCACGGGCGGGCGCCAGGGCGACACCGATACCGCAGCGGAAGCATTCGCGGACCAGGAGGACACGACTCGTGGGCGTTGA
- the mtrA gene encoding two-component system response regulator MtrA, whose product MMSFMKGRVLVVDDDTALAEMLGIVLRGEGFEPSFVADGDKALAAFREAKPDLVLLDLMLPGRDGIEVCRLIRAESGVPIVMLTAKSDTVDVVVGLESGADDYIIKPFKPKELVARIRARLRRSEEPAPEQLAIGDLVIDVAGHSVKREGQSIALTPLEFDLLVALARKPWQVFTREVLLEQVWGYRHAADTRLVNVHVQRLRSKVEKDPERPEIVVTVRGVGYKAGPS is encoded by the coding sequence ATGATGTCGTTTATGAAGGGACGAGTCCTTGTCGTCGATGACGACACCGCACTGGCCGAGATGCTCGGGATTGTGCTGCGTGGTGAAGGTTTCGAGCCGTCTTTTGTAGCGGACGGTGACAAGGCACTTGCCGCTTTCCGTGAAGCCAAGCCGGATCTTGTACTGCTGGACCTGATGCTCCCTGGCCGGGACGGCATCGAGGTCTGCCGTCTGATCAGGGCCGAGTCCGGCGTGCCCATCGTGATGCTCACCGCCAAGAGCGACACGGTGGACGTCGTCGTGGGCCTTGAGTCCGGTGCCGATGACTACATCATCAAACCGTTCAAACCGAAGGAGCTGGTGGCCAGGATCAGGGCGAGGCTGCGCAGGTCGGAGGAGCCCGCACCGGAACAGCTGGCCATCGGTGACCTTGTCATCGACGTGGCCGGCCACTCGGTGAAGCGGGAGGGCCAGTCGATCGCGCTCACCCCGCTTGAGTTCGATCTCCTCGTCGCGCTCGCCCGCAAGCCGTGGCAGGTGTTCACCCGAGAGGTCCTGCTGGAACAGGTGTGGGGCTACCGTCACGCGGCTGACACCAGGCTGGTGAACGTCCACGTACAGCGGCTGCGCTCCAAGGTTGAGAAGGATCCCGAGCGCCCGGAGATCGTGGTGACCGTCCGTGGCGTCGGTTACAAGGCCGGGCCGAGCTGA
- the mtnA gene encoding S-methyl-5-thioribose-1-phosphate isomerase, whose amino-acid sequence MADQYAQNPARGEPPRLSVLRWDELPEGPVVVLLDQTRLPAEEIELVCTDVPALVQAITTLAVRGAPLLGITGAYGVALAAARGYDVEEAATLLAHARPTAVNLAHGVRRALAAHRAAAGGGSVQAARAALAEARKLHRQDAEASASMAAHGLALLDELLAGGSHRILTHCNTGALVSGGEGTAFAVALATHREGRLRRLWVDETRPLLQGSRLTAYEAARNGMAYTLLTDNAAGSLFAAGQVDAVLIGADRIAADGSVANKVGSYPLAVLARYHHVPFVVVAPTTTIDPDTPDGAGIEVEQRSGHEVTDVAAPQLVSAGPGAVASTSVAPLGTPAYNPAFDVTPPELVTAIVTESGVLSPVTGDGIAELCARSRQVTIS is encoded by the coding sequence ATGGCTGATCAGTACGCACAAAACCCGGCCCGCGGTGAACCGCCCAGGCTCTCCGTCCTTCGCTGGGACGAGTTGCCGGAAGGACCCGTGGTGGTGCTCCTCGACCAGACGCGGCTGCCCGCCGAGGAGATCGAGCTGGTCTGTACCGATGTGCCGGCCTTGGTACAGGCGATCACGACGCTTGCCGTGCGGGGTGCGCCTCTCCTGGGCATCACCGGTGCCTACGGTGTGGCGCTCGCTGCTGCGCGGGGTTATGACGTGGAGGAAGCCGCGACCTTGCTGGCGCACGCGCGGCCCACCGCGGTGAATCTGGCCCATGGGGTGCGGCGGGCGCTGGCCGCCCATCGTGCGGCGGCCGGAGGGGGCAGTGTTCAGGCCGCTCGGGCGGCGCTTGCGGAAGCCAGGAAGCTACATCGGCAGGACGCGGAGGCAAGTGCGAGCATGGCAGCCCACGGGCTCGCTCTGCTCGATGAGCTGCTGGCGGGAGGAAGTCACCGAATTCTCACTCACTGTAATACCGGAGCTTTGGTCTCGGGTGGCGAGGGCACTGCGTTCGCGGTGGCGCTCGCCACCCATCGCGAGGGTCGATTGCGCCGGCTGTGGGTGGACGAGACACGACCGTTGCTGCAAGGTTCCCGATTGACCGCCTACGAGGCGGCGCGCAACGGTATGGCATACACCCTGCTCACCGATAACGCCGCAGGTTCACTCTTTGCGGCGGGTCAGGTCGACGCCGTCCTGATTGGCGCCGATCGGATAGCCGCGGACGGGTCGGTGGCCAACAAGGTGGGCAGCTACCCGCTCGCCGTCCTGGCCAGGTACCACCATGTGCCGTTCGTGGTGGTCGCTCCGACGACGACGATCGATCCGGACACACCGGACGGAGCCGGTATCGAGGTGGAACAGAGGTCTGGCCACGAGGTGACGGATGTGGCTGCCCCGCAGCTGGTGTCCGCCGGGCCAGGAGCGGTCGCGAGCACGTCGGTCGCGCCGCTGGGGACGCCGGCGTACAACCCGGCTTTTGATGTCACACCGCCCGAGCTGGTGACGGCGATCGTCACCGAGTCGGGGGTGTTGTCCCCTGTCACGGGGGACGGAATTGCGGAGCTGTGTGCCAGGTCACGCCAGGTAACGATTAGCTAA
- a CDS encoding DUF7544 domain-containing protein yields MNDTPGWASPGSAHSGEQDAGVPRPAGPADENGPASKWSTNQPPAGQWSAPSGKNQHGATPPPGWGGRPPHGKWGPQSVAKPGVIPLRPLGVGEILDGAVSTLRAHWRTVLGITITVSVISQIATVLGERYLLPEPPAIDKNADDTETLAAALDASTATLSYTAGITLIATLFTTALLTVVISRSVLGRPVTLAESWHEARPRLGRLLGLTLLLPLMAGAIIFVAMLPGLVVGGEAGVALAVLGALVALPAMVWLLIRFALASPALMLERQGIIASMRRSAKLVQGAWWRTFGILSLTVVLTLLVSMIIAIPFSMAAFAVDGDGLSSLLTDDAPNLGWPFLIITGIGAVISSSITYPISAGVTALLYIDQRIRREALDIDLARAAGVPGYGAPSPDSGHRS; encoded by the coding sequence GTGAACGACACTCCGGGCTGGGCTTCGCCCGGATCGGCTCACTCCGGTGAACAGGATGCCGGAGTGCCCCGGCCTGCCGGGCCCGCCGACGAGAACGGCCCCGCTTCCAAATGGTCGACCAACCAACCCCCGGCCGGGCAGTGGTCCGCCCCGTCCGGGAAGAACCAGCACGGCGCTACGCCCCCGCCCGGGTGGGGTGGCCGCCCACCGCACGGCAAATGGGGACCGCAGTCCGTCGCCAAGCCGGGCGTCATCCCCCTGCGCCCCCTGGGCGTCGGTGAGATCCTCGACGGTGCCGTCTCCACCCTGCGTGCCCACTGGCGCACGGTCCTGGGCATCACCATCACCGTCTCGGTGATCTCTCAGATCGCGACCGTCCTCGGCGAGCGCTATCTGCTCCCGGAGCCGCCCGCGATCGACAAGAACGCGGACGACACCGAGACTCTGGCAGCCGCCCTCGACGCCAGCACCGCGACCCTGAGTTACACCGCGGGCATCACCCTGATCGCCACGCTCTTCACGACGGCCCTGCTCACCGTGGTCATCAGCCGTTCGGTACTGGGGCGTCCGGTGACGCTCGCCGAGTCCTGGCACGAAGCCCGACCCCGGCTGGGCAGACTGCTCGGGTTGACCCTTCTGCTTCCGCTCATGGCCGGCGCCATCATCTTCGTGGCCATGCTCCCCGGCTTGGTGGTGGGCGGTGAGGCGGGAGTGGCCCTCGCGGTGCTCGGAGCTCTCGTAGCACTTCCCGCGATGGTCTGGCTGCTGATCAGATTCGCTCTGGCATCGCCCGCGCTGATGCTGGAACGTCAAGGGATCATCGCCTCGATGCGCCGCTCCGCCAAGCTCGTCCAGGGCGCCTGGTGGCGGACCTTCGGCATCCTCAGCCTGACCGTGGTGCTGACGCTCCTCGTCTCGATGATCATCGCGATCCCGTTCAGCATGGCCGCCTTTGCAGTGGACGGCGACGGCCTCAGCAGTCTCCTCACCGACGACGCCCCGAACCTCGGCTGGCCCTTCCTGATCATCACCGGCATCGGGGCGGTCATCTCCTCCTCGATCACCTATCCGATCTCCGCAGGAGTGACGGCGCTGCTCTACATCGACCAGCGGATCCGCCGGGAGGCCCTGGACATCGACCTCGCCCGGGCCGCAGGCGTCCCCGGATACGGGGCCCCGTCGCCCGACAGCGGACACAGGAGCTGA
- a CDS encoding DUF4129 domain-containing protein yields the protein MLIAGGVNTARDHVRASDEVPVDTPRAPAREAAERELSRPEYHEHDPNLLQRAVDRFWDWIGDAFTAATTTPGGLVGVVVIALIVLALLFALGKRLGPPRRAGRTAATLFADSPRSAAEHRAAADSHAAKKEWTPAVQERMRAIVRSLEERALLEPRPGRTADEAAAEASLSLPAHSPELHSAATAFDEVTYGGRTGTRDAHLRLLELDTALESARPQWTSAHHEVG from the coding sequence GTGCTCATCGCGGGGGGTGTGAACACAGCACGGGACCACGTCCGCGCCAGCGACGAGGTACCGGTTGACACCCCCCGCGCACCCGCCCGCGAAGCTGCCGAACGGGAACTGTCCCGGCCCGAATACCACGAGCACGATCCCAACCTGCTCCAACGGGCGGTCGACCGATTCTGGGACTGGATCGGTGATGCCTTCACCGCGGCCACGACCACACCCGGCGGGCTGGTCGGCGTCGTCGTCATCGCCCTCATCGTGCTCGCTCTGCTCTTCGCCCTCGGGAAGCGGCTCGGGCCACCGCGCCGCGCCGGTCGGACGGCGGCCACTCTCTTCGCCGACTCCCCGCGCAGCGCCGCCGAACACCGCGCGGCAGCCGATTCCCATGCGGCCAAGAAGGAGTGGACTCCGGCTGTCCAGGAACGGATGCGCGCCATCGTCCGCTCCCTGGAGGAACGCGCCCTGCTGGAGCCCCGCCCCGGACGAACGGCCGACGAGGCAGCCGCAGAAGCCAGCCTCTCGCTTCCCGCGCACTCCCCGGAGCTGCACTCCGCGGCAACGGCATTCGACGAGGTGACATACGGCGGCCGTACGGGTACCCGCGACGCCCATCTACGCCTGCTGGAACTCGACACCGCCCTGGAAAGCGCCAGACCCCAATGGACCAGTGCCCACCATGAGGTCGGATGA
- a CDS encoding DUF4350 domain-containing protein: MTETAPGTTSMSPTTRQVWNRTRGLLLALLIIVAGGITLAALRSDEPRGTLDPRSADRLGSRAIAELLDERGVSTRVVTTLDEATAAVGRDTTLLVTSPDMLTDAQQQALYFAIDPSGGRTVLLGPGPESIATLTPGVQTSSAGRVSPRAPQCTFPSANRAGTADLGGRSYTTGASAGSDGCYPSDGRPTLLRLDTPNRGDTVLLGSADILYNDRLAKHGNASLALQLLGAREHLVWYLPSLHDGSTAAPDDDGGSTFFELIPSGWLWSTLQLGLAAVLAAIWRSRRLGPLITERLPVVVHASEATEGRARLYHQAKARDHTATVLRAAARSRLATLLKVPSAEADSIAVLIPAVVARIPTETDPTPLLFGPAPPDDAGLVLLADQLDALEREVRRS, translated from the coding sequence ATGACGGAGACCGCTCCGGGTACGACGTCCATGTCCCCCACCACCCGCCAGGTGTGGAACCGCACACGCGGACTGCTGCTCGCCCTCCTGATCATCGTGGCCGGCGGCATCACCCTGGCCGCGCTGCGTTCCGACGAACCACGCGGCACCCTCGATCCTCGCTCCGCCGATCGCCTCGGCAGCCGCGCGATCGCAGAACTCCTCGATGAACGAGGCGTCTCCACCCGGGTCGTCACAACCCTCGACGAAGCCACCGCCGCCGTGGGCAGGGACACGACCCTGCTGGTCACGAGTCCCGACATGCTGACCGACGCACAGCAGCAGGCCCTGTACTTCGCCATCGACCCGTCCGGAGGCCGCACCGTTCTGCTCGGTCCCGGACCCGAGTCCATCGCGACCCTGACGCCGGGCGTCCAGACCAGCTCTGCGGGGCGCGTTTCTCCCAGAGCTCCGCAGTGCACCTTCCCGTCCGCGAACAGGGCAGGTACCGCCGACCTCGGGGGGAGAAGCTATACGACCGGGGCAAGCGCCGGCTCCGACGGGTGCTATCCCAGCGACGGCCGCCCCACCCTCCTCCGTCTGGACACACCCAACCGAGGCGACACCGTCCTGCTCGGCTCGGCCGACATCCTCTACAACGACCGGCTGGCGAAACACGGCAACGCCTCGCTCGCCCTCCAACTCCTCGGTGCCCGCGAACATCTCGTTTGGTACCTCCCCTCGCTCCATGACGGCTCCACCGCGGCACCCGACGATGACGGCGGGAGCACATTCTTTGAACTCATCCCATCGGGCTGGCTCTGGTCGACGCTTCAACTCGGCCTAGCGGCGGTCCTGGCCGCCATCTGGAGAAGTCGTCGCCTCGGCCCACTCATCACCGAACGACTGCCGGTCGTCGTTCACGCCTCCGAGGCGACGGAGGGTCGCGCCCGGCTCTACCACCAGGCAAAAGCCCGCGACCACACGGCAACCGTCCTACGCGCCGCCGCCCGAAGCCGATTGGCCACGCTCCTCAAAGTGCCCTCAGCCGAGGCGGACTCCATCGCGGTACTGATCCCCGCTGTCGTCGCCCGGATCCCCACCGAGACGGATCCCACCCCCCTTCTCTTCGGCCCCGCACCGCCCGACGATGCCGGCCTCGTTCTCCTGGCAGACCAACTCGACGCCCTCGAAAGAGAGGTACGACGTTCATGA
- a CDS encoding AAA family ATPase → MSAPNPAGAENSDRARASLEALRTEIAKAVVGQDPAVTGLVVALLCRGHVLLEGVPGVAKTLLVRALAATLDLDTKRVQFTPDLMPSDVTGSLVYDARTADFSFQPGPVFTNLLLADEINRTPPKTQSSLLEAMEERQVTIDGTPRPLPDPFLVAATQNPVEYEGTYPLPEAQLDRFLLKLTVPLPSREDEIQVLTRHSQGFDPRDLQAAGLRTVAGATDLEEARAAVAKTSVSAEITGYVVDICRATRQSPSLALGVSPRGATALLSTSRAWAWLTGRDYVIPDDVKALALPTLRHRIQLRPEAEMEGTTPDSVITAILSHVPVPR, encoded by the coding sequence ATGAGCGCCCCGAACCCAGCCGGAGCCGAGAATTCGGACCGCGCCCGCGCCTCGCTAGAGGCCCTGCGCACCGAGATCGCGAAGGCAGTGGTCGGCCAGGACCCAGCTGTCACCGGGCTCGTCGTGGCCTTGCTCTGCCGCGGCCACGTCCTGCTAGAGGGCGTGCCCGGAGTCGCCAAGACCCTTCTGGTCCGCGCCCTGGCGGCAACCCTGGACCTCGACACCAAACGGGTTCAATTCACGCCTGACCTCATGCCCAGCGATGTCACCGGCTCGCTCGTCTATGACGCCCGCACCGCCGACTTCTCCTTCCAACCCGGCCCGGTGTTCACCAACCTCCTCCTCGCGGACGAGATCAACCGAACGCCGCCCAAGACTCAGTCCTCGCTACTGGAAGCGATGGAAGAACGCCAGGTCACCATCGACGGCACACCTCGCCCCCTGCCTGATCCGTTCCTCGTCGCAGCGACTCAGAATCCCGTCGAGTACGAAGGCACGTATCCCCTGCCCGAAGCCCAACTCGACCGCTTCCTGCTCAAACTGACGGTCCCTCTGCCCTCACGTGAGGACGAGATCCAGGTCCTGACCCGTCACTCCCAGGGGTTCGACCCACGCGATCTTCAGGCCGCGGGCCTGCGGACCGTCGCCGGTGCAACGGATCTGGAAGAAGCCCGGGCCGCCGTCGCCAAGACCTCGGTCTCGGCAGAGATCACCGGGTACGTCGTCGATATCTGTCGCGCCACTCGCCAATCCCCCTCACTCGCCCTCGGAGTGTCCCCCCGCGGGGCAACTGCCCTTCTGTCCACCTCACGCGCCTGGGCGTGGCTAACGGGACGGGACTATGTGATCCCCGACGATGTGAAGGCACTGGCCCTGCCCACACTTCGCCACCGGATCCAGCTGCGGCCCGAAGCGGAGATGGAAGGGACCACCCCGGACTCCGTCATCACCGCAATCCTCAGCCATGTCCCCGTACCTCGCTGA
- a CDS encoding DUF58 domain-containing protein, producing MALTGRTALLAALGSLPVGILAPSWAGMLAVNAPLSLAILCDYLLAAPVRTLRFTRSGDTTVRLHEQANVQLMVSNPSARPLRAQVRDAWPPSSWTPGTEQAASRHRLNVPAGERRRLSTVLRPTRRGDRRAELVTVRSYGPLGLAARQGSHRVPWTVRVLPPFTSRKHLPSRLARLRELDGRTSVLSRGQGTEFDSLREYVPGDDTRSIDWRATARQATLAVRTWRPERDRHILIVLDTGRTSAGRVGDVPRLDAAMDAALLLTALASRAGDRVGLLAYDRRIRAQVLRRSAHELLPAMVDALAPLEPELVETDTRGLAAAVLKNAPQRSLIVLLTGLDAAPIEQGLLPVLPQLAQRHTVVVASVMDPKVQQMSLERGDIQAVYGAAAALQTLEQRRRTAQQLERYGATVVDAPPELLAPSLADIYLALKAAGRL from the coding sequence ATGGCCCTCACCGGACGAACCGCACTCCTCGCCGCTCTCGGCTCTCTCCCCGTAGGCATCCTCGCGCCCAGTTGGGCTGGGATGCTTGCCGTGAACGCCCCCCTCTCACTAGCAATCTTGTGCGACTACCTCCTTGCCGCGCCAGTGCGAACGCTTCGATTCACCCGAAGTGGTGACACAACTGTTCGATTGCACGAGCAGGCGAATGTACAACTCATGGTCTCCAACCCGTCCGCCAGACCACTCCGTGCGCAGGTGCGGGACGCCTGGCCACCGAGCAGTTGGACCCCGGGTACGGAACAGGCAGCATCCCGGCACCGGCTGAACGTCCCGGCGGGTGAACGACGTCGCCTCAGCACCGTGCTCCGTCCCACCCGTCGCGGCGACCGTCGGGCGGAACTCGTCACCGTCCGCTCGTACGGCCCCCTGGGGCTCGCTGCGCGGCAAGGCAGTCACAGGGTCCCTTGGACAGTCCGTGTCCTTCCGCCCTTCACCAGCCGCAAGCACTTGCCCTCACGCCTCGCTCGGCTGAGGGAACTCGACGGCCGTACAAGTGTCTTGTCGCGGGGTCAGGGCACCGAGTTCGACAGCCTGCGGGAGTACGTGCCAGGCGACGACACACGTTCCATCGATTGGCGCGCAACGGCCCGACAGGCAACGCTGGCGGTCAGGACGTGGCGGCCCGAACGGGACCGCCACATCCTCATCGTCCTCGACACCGGGCGAACATCGGCAGGACGAGTCGGCGACGTGCCGCGGCTCGACGCCGCGATGGACGCCGCACTGCTCCTCACCGCACTGGCGTCCCGTGCCGGTGACCGGGTTGGGCTGCTGGCTTACGACCGTCGAATCCGCGCCCAGGTGCTGAGGAGATCAGCACATGAGCTCCTGCCTGCGATGGTCGACGCGCTGGCGCCGCTGGAACCAGAACTGGTGGAGACGGATACCCGCGGACTTGCTGCAGCCGTCCTCAAAAACGCGCCGCAGAGATCGCTGATCGTGCTTCTCACCGGTCTGGATGCCGCCCCGATCGAGCAGGGACTGCTCCCAGTCCTCCCACAACTGGCACAGCGCCACACGGTGGTCGTCGCATCTGTCATGGATCCAAAAGTCCAGCAGATGTCATTGGAGCGGGGCGACATTCAAGCGGTGTACGGGGCGGCTGCCGCACTTCAGACACTGGAACAGCGTCGTCGAACGGCACAACAGCTTGAGCGCTACGGCGCAACCGTCGTGGACGCACCACCGGAGCTTCTCGCTCCCTCTCTCGCAGACATTTATCTGGCCTTGAAGGCAGCTGGCCGGCTCTAG
- a CDS encoding stage II sporulation protein M, with amino-acid sequence MDLDVFVTAHRAEWDRLDLLIRRGRRLTGAEADELVALYQSTATHLSLIQSTAPDPQLVGRLTQLVARARATVTGARRATWRDAATFFVAGFPAAVYRSRHWWIPTAVLSTLVAAIIGWWIGANPDVQSSIAAPDELRAMTRPGGEYETYYSSHPATSFAAQVWTNNARAAALCLTLGAFLCLPVIWILFLNMLNLGVGIGLMASAGRLDTFLGLVLPHGLLELTAVFIAAGAGMRLGWTVIDPGPLSRRAALAQQGRAALGMAIGLAVVLFVSGVIEGFVTPSDLPTWARIGIGIGAEALFLGYVYVLGGRAARAGEHGDLDATDRSAELPIAA; translated from the coding sequence ATGGACCTCGATGTCTTCGTGACCGCCCATCGCGCCGAGTGGGACCGCTTGGACCTCCTCATCAGGCGCGGTCGCCGCCTGACGGGTGCGGAGGCCGACGAACTCGTCGCCCTCTACCAATCGACCGCGACCCATCTCTCCCTGATCCAGTCCACGGCACCCGATCCCCAGCTGGTCGGACGGCTCACCCAACTCGTGGCCCGGGCCCGCGCGACGGTCACCGGTGCGCGTCGGGCGACCTGGCGGGACGCGGCCACCTTCTTCGTAGCGGGGTTTCCGGCAGCCGTCTACCGCTCGCGCCACTGGTGGATTCCGACCGCGGTCCTCTCCACATTGGTCGCGGCGATCATCGGTTGGTGGATCGGTGCCAACCCGGACGTCCAGTCTTCGATCGCCGCCCCCGATGAACTACGGGCGATGACCCGCCCCGGGGGTGAGTACGAGACGTACTACTCAAGCCACCCGGCCACCTCGTTCGCGGCTCAGGTCTGGACGAACAACGCCAGGGCCGCCGCCCTGTGCCTGACCCTGGGCGCCTTCCTCTGCCTTCCGGTCATCTGGATCTTGTTCCTGAACATGCTCAATCTCGGGGTGGGGATCGGGCTGATGGCCTCAGCCGGCCGGTTGGACACCTTCCTCGGCCTGGTCCTCCCGCACGGCCTCCTTGAACTGACGGCCGTCTTCATCGCCGCGGGCGCAGGGATGCGCCTGGGCTGGACGGTCATCGACCCGGGTCCGCTCTCCCGCCGAGCAGCCTTGGCCCAGCAAGGCAGAGCCGCACTGGGCATGGCGATCGGACTTGCGGTCGTCCTGTTTGTTTCGGGTGTCATCGAAGGCTTTGTCACACCCTCTGACCTGCCCACTTGGGCGCGTATCGGCATCGGCATCGGGGCGGAGGCCCTGTTCCTCGGCTATGTCTACGTCCTCGGCGGCCGAGCTGCCCGAGCGGGAGAGCACGGGGACCTCGACGCCACCGACCGCAGCGCCGAACTACCGATCGCCGCTTGA